From Vigna unguiculata cultivar IT97K-499-35 chromosome 5, ASM411807v1, whole genome shotgun sequence, the proteins below share one genomic window:
- the LOC114185656 gene encoding putative expansin-B2: MALTLQRALFYLHSLIVILSIFLVTPSFCFNPKKLFNTSYYSPSASDWSPSLATWYGPANGDGSEGGACGYGNAVGQPPFSSLISAGSPLIYDSGKGCGSCYEVKCTGNSACSGNPVKVVITDECAGCGSDAQYHFDLSGSAFGAMAVSGEDENLRNAGKINIQHRRVECNYPGKSIAFRVDSGSNQEYFATLVEFEDGDGDLAKVELKEAHDDSSSWDSMQQSWGAVWKLDKGSPLKAPFSIRLTTLESGKTIVANNVIPAQWTPGQTYRSIVNFQT; this comes from the exons ATGGCTCTTACACTTCAACGTGCTTTATTTTATCTACATTCCCTAATAGTTATACTCTCAATATTCCTGGTCACCCCTTCCTTTTGTTTCAACCCCAAAAAGCTCTTTAACACTTCTTATTATTCTCCATCTGCTTCAGATTGGTCACCTTCACTGGCCACTTGGTATGGACCTGCTAATGGAGATGGAAGTGAag GTGGAGCTTGTGGTTACGGCAACGCTGTTGGGCAACCTCCATTCTCTTCGCTAATATCTGCAGGAAGCCCTCTCATTTATGACTCCGGCAAAGGGTGTGGCTCGTGTTATGAG GTGAAATGCACAGGAAATTCTGCATGCTCAGGCAACCCTGTGAAGGTAGTGATCACCGATGAGTGTGCTGGGTGTGGGTCAGATGCTCAATATCATTTTGATTTGAGTGGCAGTGCTTTTGGAGCAATGGCAGTTTCAGGTGAAGATGAGAATCTACGCAATGCAGGAAAAATAAACATTCAACATAGAAG AGTTGAATGCAACTATCCTGGTAAATCAATAGCTTTTCGCGTGGACTCTGGATCAAACCAAGAGTATTTTGCTACCTTGGTTGAGTTTGAGGATGGGGATGGTGACCTTGCCAAGGTTGAACTGAAGGAAGCACATGATGATTCAAGTTCATGGGATTCAATGCAACAATCGTGGGGTGCAGTTTGGAAACTTGACAAAGGCTCACCACTGAAGGCACCATTCTCTATCAGGCTCACCACACTTGAGTCTGGCAAGACCATTGTGGCCAATAATGTGATCCCTGCACAGTGGACTCCTGGTCAGACTTATAGATCAATTGTGAATTTTCAAACCTAA